The Perognathus longimembris pacificus isolate PPM17 chromosome 3, ASM2315922v1, whole genome shotgun sequence nucleotide sequence agcttgcctagcatgcatgaagccctgggttctattcctcagcaccatataaacagaaaaggctggaagtggtgctgtggctcaagtggtagagtgctagccttgagcaaaaagaagtcagggacagtgttcaggccctgagttcaagccccaggactgcatatatatatatatagtcataccagcaactcaggaggctgaaatctgaggattgcagttcaaagccagcctggggaaggaaagtccatgagactcttctccaatgaatcaccaaaaagccaaaagtggaactgtggcttcagtggtccagtggtagccttgagcaaaaagctagggaAGAGtataagtccttgagttcaagtcttagaacacacacacacacacacacacacacacacacacacactacaatatTCATTCCCCCCTGACACATGATTCTGTATGCACAACTggaggaccccccccctccccatttttcaTCTTTGCTGGCAAGGGTGCGCCCATCTCATGCAGTGGCCGCTGTGTCCTCTGCTTTATGAAGGATTAGGttctgggtgaggggagagatgtgAGATCATGCAATTAGAACCAAGAACAAGCCCAAGGCTCCAGCCATGCCACCCAGCCAGTCCCCCAGAGCCTGGCTTACTCAGCTTCTCCAGTGCTGCCAGGATTTTCTGTATCTGTTCCTTGATTTGGGTTATATCTGATAATGGTGAGACAGTGAGACAGCTTCAGATAGAGCCCCTACTTTCATTGTAAGCCACCTCCCTACTGAGCTACCAACCCAGGGTGCAAAGATCCCTCTATTTGGAGGTTCCCAATAATGCTTAACATACACtgccttccaccctccccccaccagcaaCTCTACCCAATGGCTCCCCACACACCTCCTCCCAGCCATACAGATGTCTGTTTCCTGAAAGTCCAGCACCCAGTCTGGTGTTGAGCATAAAAAtgactgaggctgggaatgtggcttagtggtagcctagcatgcatgaagccctgggtttgattcctcagcaccacatacacagaaaaggctggatgtgccactgtggctcaagtggtagagcgctaaccttgagctaaagaaactcagggacagtggccaggccctgagttcaaggcccaggactggctaaataaataaatcattgggccaggctctggtgtctcatacctgtaatcccagttactctgaagatctcagttcaaatccagctcaggcaggaaagtctgtgagactcttatctcaaattagccaggaaaagaatagccaaagtggagctatggctcaaatggtggaaaaacagcattgagcaaaaatgccaactgAGAAtgagagaccttgagttcaagctccagtgccaacaccaaaataatggtaataataattaaatttttgTGCCGTTCCTGGAGCTGGGACTCAGAGCATGGAtgctgatcctgagcttttttgctcaaggctagtgctctaccacttcagccacagctctactaacagcttttttttttttttttttgccagtcctgggacttggactcagggcctgagcactgtccctggcttctttttgctcaaggctagcactctgccacttgagccacagcgccacttctggccattttctatatatgtggtgctggggaattgaacccagggcttcatgtatacaagtcaagcactcttgccactaggccatattcccagccctactactAAcagcttttgggtgcttaattggagataagagtctcatggactttcctacctgggctggctttgaactgtgatctgagcctcctgagtaactaggattacaggtgtgagtgaccagtattttttaaaataacccaATACAGAGAttcaagcccataatcctagctacttgggaggcagagtctGAGGAAGATTGGTTCCAGGCTAGAATAGGAATTAAAAACaagttctcaagactccatctcaactaaaggctgggtacagtggtgcatgcctattaTCCCAGCCACAGGAGAAGCAGCCTAGAGGACTGCAGCCTGGAACAGCCCAAGCACAAAGAGAAACCCtaccaaaaacaaccaaaacagcactgggaaggtgacttagcagtagagttcttgcctagcattcatgaagccctgggttcgattcctcagtaccacatacattttaaaaaaagccaagtagtgctgtggctcaagtggtagagtactagtcttgagcaaaagaagctcagggacagtttccaggctctgagatcaagccccaggactggcaaaataaaaataaccaacaaagaaagggacagaagatatggctcaagtggtcaaacaCCTGCCTAGCTATTgtgaggccccaggttcgatccccagcaccgCCAACAATAAcaaccccttccccccacccccgcacatgAAGGGCAGGTGTGCAAGAGCACCTGTGGGCACCATCCTCAGCTTTTGGACCTCGGCATAGACTTTGTTCTCCATGGAGATGATAGTACCCTTGGCACTGTTGATAGCCTGCTGGGTGGTGGTCCAGTTTCTCCTCTCCTCATCCTGGAAGTTCCGCAAGGAGTCTGAGACTAAGGGTGTGGAGTTGGGGCATCTGAGTGATCATGGTCCACCCTGGATGCCCACCACAACCCCTGGGGACTCTTTTGGGTGGTCTCCACTCACCATTCCAAAACTCCCTTTTCAAGCCTAGCAGCTCTGTGGACATCCTAGAATCTATTTAGGAGAGAGCAGGAAAAGTCTGGAAGCTCCTGGCTCTGCCCCAAGAGAGTtcccatggggggagggggaagagtaaAGGAAGTGGGGAGATAAGCAAGTACAAACATTGGCACCCCTCCCCACACAAAAAagcaccaacaaacaaacaaaaaaaccaaggacTCACTCTTCACCAAGACCAAGGCAGTGAGCACAATACACAACAGGAACACCAGGGCCATAAAGATGTACAGGCTCATGATGGCTCTGTGTAGCCAGGCAGGGACCTGCGCCGTGTTCCCAAATGACATAGGCTGGGCTGTGACTGGGACAGAAAGGCAGATCATATCATCTCTGGGGTCCAGTGTAGTGCTACGGCAACTTCATCCATCTCAGTACCATGAGCAGCCATGCGAGCATTGGTGTCATCCAACACCCAGCCACCTTGGTTTACCACAGACCAGCACTGTCACCATTAGCAAGCTGCTAATACACCCTgggctactgtgtgtgtgtgtgtgtgtgtgtgtgtgtgtgtgtgtgtgtgtgacttgaactcagatccagcCACTctcattggcttttcttttttttggggggggggctggcactctgcccacttgagtcacagctccacttgtgtctttttggtgcttcattggagataaaagtttcagggaggggttgggaatatggtctagtggcaagagtgcttgcctcctacacatgaagctctcggttcgattccccagtaccacatatatggaaaacggccagaaggggcgctatggctcaggtggcagagtgctagccttgagcgggaagaagccagggacggtgctcaggtcctgagtccagggcccaggactggcaaaaaaaaaaaaaaaagtttcagggatTTATCTGTCTCAGCtttctttgaactataatcctcaaatctcagccccctgaggagctaggactccAGGTGTGAACCAGGCCTCTTCCTGTCACTTCATCCTTTCCAACCAACTTGTCATTCTAACCCAGTCACTGAGACCTGCAGCCAATTTTTTTGCCTgtataactaccagaaaattctCAGATACTCcatctctaccaccaccaccatcatcaccctcCATGTCATGCACTTTACCCAATTCCCTGCCACTTCCCTGGCAGCCCCTTGTCCCTGCACTGACCTGCTGGAGACCCCTTCTCAAATTTGGGGAAGGCTGGGCAGATGGACAGACAATCCACCAGGCTCACCTTGTTTGGGTGCTAGCCGAACATCCTTTGGCTGGCCCCAGCTTTGAAAGGTTATATTCTCATAGTTAGGGTCATCAGCACCTGGGAAGGACAGTGAGAGAAGATGTAGAGACCTGTTCAGAGCTTGaggtggagggcagggagggatTGGAAATCCTGCCCCCCCCCTCACAAACACATCCATGTACACAACAAATTTGCAGCCGTGAAAGATAAAGGAGTACCAGGCACCAGTCGCTCAcacttgccatcctagctactcatgaggctgagatctgagtattgcggtttaaagccagcccaggcaggaaagtccatgaggctcttatctccaataaactactcagaaaaaaagctggaagtggtgctatggctcaggcactagagtcctagccttgagcaaaagaaactcagggacagcacccagacccagagttcaaaacccaggaccagaaagaaaaaagtaaagaagtaaTGAATGAAAATCAACTGTAATTAAGCAGATCAGGgatgggcaccattggctcatccctataatcctagctactcaggagactgagatctgaggatcaatggtttgaggccagcctgggtaggaaagtccacgaaactcttgtttccaagtagccagcaaaagctgaaaatggagctgtggctcaaataataaagcaccaaccttgatgaaaaagctccaggacagccaagaccctgagatcaagccctaggagcgggcgcgcgcatgtgtgcatgcacgcgcgcgcgcgcacacacacacacacacacacacacacacacacacactggcatatATGAGGGTTTGTGATATTCACATGCACAGTGTACATGCTTTATCCTACCTTGAAAGGAAGGAGCTCTATCACCCCCACCATTGGCTCCAtctcctcccagcccagcctctcctCTGCCTGTCCCTGGCCACCCAGAGGCTTCTGACCTTTCTCATGGCCTGGTCTTCTCCTCGTCTTGTCTTTGGATGCCTCTGTCTGCATCTTGTTCTGTTGGTTCACATAAATTTCTGTAACCTCCACAATTCCTGGCTGGCTGGTCTGCCCCCACATGTCCCCAACCCACTGGAAGGTTCCAGAGCAGATGGGGAAACCTAAAGGTGGGGGTGGAGAGTGGAGGTGGAAAGGAGAGTTGTCTCCTCTTTTGGGGGAGAGTTACAACACTCCATCCTGGGGACAGGCTTACCTTCAAGATGAAGAAAGCTCTTAAGATGGACTGGAGGTACCTCGGGAATGGCCAAGAGGATGCTAGACCTGGAGCTAGAAGAGGGTCTTTTTCAGGAAGCTGTGGGTGGAGGGGGTATGGCTGagagacacagatagacagacagacagacagacagaggacagATAGACAATGTACCTGAATGTGGCTCATCCTCTTTTCTGTCCTTTGTTTCAATAGAGATGTGGAGAGGcacctcagagcctcacattttaAGGGTATAGGTGGTCAGGCTTGAAGGTAGACCTTGGGTTCACCACTGCTTCTGCCCCAAGGTTACCCCACAGCTTTGCTGGCCTCAAAGAATCAACTTCTCTAAGGCCCCAAAGAGAAGAGGAACAAATGTGTGGCAAGGAGGCCTGAGCACTGGGTTCCATGCCCCTGCCGAGACTGGGGTCCAACCAGGTCCTGTCTGTGGCCTGAGGACCCCAGACAGAGATACCTGCATGTCCACAGTTCATCGCTTCTCTAcgtttcacacatgcatatatttgcCTACACATGTATTGCATACCTGCACGCACATCCACAgcaaatgcatatatacatacagatgtataagcatgtgcatgtgcacttacacttgtgtgtgtgcatctttGTGCACAGGCCTATGCAGTGAGAGCATGTATGCATA carries:
- the Mcemp1 gene encoding mast cell-expressed membrane protein 1, translating into MWVSLEARNKPNDDDDGGGGDYKSEGDDEGEEPGFPICSGTFQWVGDMWGQTSQPGIVEVTEIYVNQQNKMQTEASKDKTRRRPGHEKGADDPNYENITFQSWGQPKDVRLAPKQVTAQPMSFGNTAQVPAWLHRAIMSLYIFMALVFLLCIVLTALVLVKNSRMSTELLGLKREFWNVSDSLRNFQDEERRNWTTTQQAINSAKGTIISMENKVYAEVQKLRMVPTEPNPS